Proteins found in one Aspergillus puulaauensis MK2 DNA, chromosome 8, nearly complete sequence genomic segment:
- a CDS encoding putative membrane bound cation transporter (COG:P;~EggNog:ENOG410PGJU;~InterPro:IPR004837;~PFAM:PF01699;~TransMembrane:11 (i84-105o111-131i143-165o171-195i207-226o246-264i589-612o624-647i654-679o685-708i715-735o);~go_component: GO:0016021 - integral component of membrane [Evidence IEA];~go_process: GO:0055085 - transmembrane transport [Evidence IEA]), producing MHRIRSWAKAHASTAADSQPQASAPESNDRPDDPDIHRQNDQVNKSAGDPASGSPSDGNTSQKQGLVPRTKNAAIRFVRHTRTALCHSWVNVLLVFVPVGIAVEAVGMDPAIIFAMNAVAIIPLAGLLSHATECVASRMGDAIGALLNVTFGNAVELIIFIIALVKNEIRIVQASLLGSILANLLLILGMAFLLGGLRFQEQIYNSTVTQMSACLLSLAVTSLLLPTAFHASFKDSNDANQSTLKVSRGTSVVLLLVYVLYIIFQLKSHSYLYASIPQQIIDEESHPGVLADFMNSSSDSSSSSSSDESDDTTTSWTTAKRIKRAMKYRKHRKASISSRGTTSPELMHKSTVDVSSLPPRKLSTASESSPNHRDDTGSYVVDTDAKPEPESSNPSEPRLRDFGDDTFLSVNPTTSASQSVGPQSRDFGQAPASIHTTETDHRRSRRERKKKRKVARRETREQGVIPTLPSQPAPNSRVSALSLEQGETSELPRKWSPFRPNLPSLLSNTVFTNPPPTAASKDPLGNCNGLRRTHSLPSLGQHPAAQRPPPVGNAVQFARVAARMPTAVNPVIDSEKPQEHPEPEMSRTAALVMLLLSTGLVAVCAEFLVDAIPAMVESSSVSEAFIGLIILPIVGNAAEHVTAVTVATKNKMDLSIGVSVGSSIQIAIFVTPLVVILGWCMDKDMSLYFTLFETISLFVTCFVVNFLVLDGRSNYLEGALLMAAYVIIAVAAFFYPDNAHASDLGQAG from the exons ATGC ACCGGATTCGTTCGTGGGCGAAAGCTCACGCTTCTACTGCTGCCGACTCCCAACCCCAGGCCTCTGCGCCAGAATCCAACGATCGCCCCGACGACCCCGACATACATCGTCAAAATGATCAAGTGAATAAATCCGCTGGCGACCCGGCTTCGGGCTCGCCAAGTGATGGAAACACCTCTCAGAAACAGGGTCTTGTCCCTCGCACGAAGAACGCTGCCATCCGCTTCGTTCGCCACACCAGAACAGCACTATGCCACAGCTGGGTCAACGTCCTACTGGTCTTTGTACCCGTTGGAATTGCCGTCGAGGCTGTCGGGATGGACCCTGCCATCATTTTCGCCATGAATGCAGTGGCCATTATCCCATTGGCCGGACTCCTGAGCCATGCTACTGAGTGTGTCGCCAGCCGCATGGGTGACGCTATTGGCGCCCTCCTCAACGTCACCTTCGGTAACGCAGTCGAACTGATCATTTTCATTATTGCCCTTGTCAAGAATGAAATTCGCATCGTTCAGGCTTCTCTGCTAGGATCTATCCTAGCCAATCTTTTGTTGATTCTCGGCATGGCTTTCCTCCTCGGAGGTCTCCGCTTCCAGGAACAAATCTACAACAGCACCGTCACCCAGATGAGTGCATGTCTTCTTAGTCTGGCAGTCACCAGTCTCCTGTTGCCAACCGCTTTTCACGCCTCGTTCAAGGATAGCAACGATGCCAATCAATCGACTCTCAAGGTCTCCCGCGGAACCAGTGTTGTGCTTCTTTTGGTCTATGTATTGTACATCATTTTCCAGCTCAAGTCGCACTCCTACCTTTACGCCAGTATTCCCCAGCAAATCATCGACGAGGAGTCCCACCCGGGTGTATTGGCCGATTTCATGAACTCATCGTCCGACTCGTCTAGCAGCTCGTCTTCAGACGAGTCCGACGACACGACGACCTCCTGGACAACGGCAAAGCGTATCAAGCGTGCAATGAAATACCGCAAGCACAGGAAGGCTAGCATCAGCTCGCGGGGGACCACCTCTCCTGAACTGATGCACAAATCCACCGTCGATGTCTCATCGCTCCCTCCACGGAAACTCAGTACCGCCAGCGAGTCGAGCCCCAACCATCGTGATGACACCGGCTCATACGTTGTCGACACGGACGCCAAACCAGAGCCGGAAAGTAGCAACCCGAGCGAACCGCGCTTGAGGGACTTTGGCGATGACACCTTTTTAAGCGTCAACCCTACCACTAGTGCGAGTCAATCCGTCGGACCACAGTCGAGAGACTTCGGTCAGGCGCCGGCTAGCATCCACACCACGGAGACCGACCACAGACGATCCAGGCGcgagcggaagaagaagaggaaggtcgCCAGACGGGAAACGAGAGAACAAGGCGTTATTCCAACCCTGCCCTCTCAGCCCGCACCCAACTCCCGCGTCTCGGCGCTGTCTCTCGAACAGGGCGAAACCTCAGAGCTTCCACGCAAGTGGTCTCCATTCCGCCCTAATCTCCCATCTCTGCTGTCGAACACTGTATTCACGAACCCGCCGCCAACTGCTGCCTCCAAAGATCCCTTAGGCAACTGTAATGGCCTGCGACGTACGCACTCGCTTCCTTCACTGGGGCAGCACCCCGCTGCACAGCGTCCTCCTCCAGTCGGCAATGCCGTCCAGTTCGCCAGAGTTGCAGCACGTATGCCCACTGCGGTCAACCCTGTCATTGATTCCGAGAAACCCCAGGAGCATCCCGAACCCGAAATGTCGCGTACCGCTGCGCTGGTCATGCTGCTCCTCTCCACTGGTCTCGTCGCAGTGTGTGCTgaattcctcgtcgacgCAATCCCCGCCATGGTCGAAAGCTCCTCCGTCAGCGAAGCCTTCATCGGCTTGATCATCCTGCCTATCGTGGGTAACGCCGCGGAGCACGTCACGGCAGTGACAGTTGCGACCAAGAACAAAATGGATCTGTCAATCGGTGTCTCCGTCGGAAGTAGTATTCAAATCG CAATCTTCGTCACGCCgctcgtcgtcatcctcggcTGGTGCATGGACAAAGATATGTCTCTCTACTTCACGCTCTTCGAAACCATCTCGCTCTTCGTCACCTGTTTCGTcgtcaacttcctcgtcctcgacggCCGCAGCAATTACCTCGAAGGAGCGCTTTTGATGGCGGCGTACGTCATTATCGCTGTCGCCGCATTCTTCTACCCCGATAACGCGCACGCTAGCGATCTTGGACAGGCGGGGTAA
- a CDS encoding aquaporin (COG:G;~EggNog:ENOG410PKFT;~InterPro:IPR023271,IPR034294,IPR000425;~PFAM:PF00230;~TransMembrane:6 (i36-56o76-96i123-144o164-183i190-210o235-255i);~go_component: GO:0016020 - membrane [Evidence IEA];~go_function: GO:0015267 - channel activity [Evidence IEA];~go_process: GO:0055085 - transmembrane transport [Evidence IEA]), producing MRAPRIFRGREGDTPVVRPSRNQLPMLHLADTVRNNFIATTSEFVGTFLFLFFSFAGTQVANTPKPVDGAPPNFPALLYSSLAFGFSLTVNVWAFYRVTGGLFNPAVTLALCLCGGMPAFRGLFVFAAQLIGGIAAAGVVSALFPGDLNVATRLGGGASISQGLFIEMFLTAQLVFVIIMLAVVKHKSTFLAPVAIGLAFFVTEMIGDYYTGGSLNPARSLGPDVINRTFPGYHWIYWVGPLLGSLLACGFYYFLRLFSYESVNPGQDFNEWEAKMGPGSWDSMQGRTYSDTTTLNRGVSPRGERNLNNGASSSNNNHTPPHPQPALGAEQV from the exons ATGCGCGCACCAAGGATCTTTCGCGGCCGCGAGGGGGACACCCCCGTGGTGCGTCCCAGCCGGAACCAGCTGCCCATGTTGCATCTGGCCGACACCGTGCGTAACAACTTCATCGCGACTACGAGCGAGTTCGTCGGCAcatttctcttcctcttcttttcttttgccGGCACCCAGGTCGCAAACACCCCGAAGCCAGTCGATGGCGCCCCGCCCAATTTCCCGGCCCTGCTCTACTCTTCTCTGGCCTTTGGCTTCTCATTGACCGTCAACGTCTGGGCCTTTTATCGAGTGACCGGAGGGCTCTTCAACCCAGCT GTAACCCTAGCGCTATGTCTCTGCGGCGGAATGCCAGCCTTCCGCGGCCTGTTCGTCTTCGCGGCACAGCTCATCGGCGGcattgctgcagctggcgTCGTCAGTGCTTTATTCCCCGGTGATCTCAACGTTGCGACACGGCTAGGAGGCGGCGCGTCGATCTCGCAGGGCCTGTTCATCGAGATGTTCCTAACAGCACAGCTGGTCTTTGTGATCATCATGCTGGCAGTTGTCAAACACAAGTCGACATTCCTGGCGCCCGTCGCAATCGGCCTTGCATTCTTCGTGACAGAAATGATTG GCGACTACTACACCGGCGGCTCGCTGAATCCCGCGCGCTCTCTCGGCCCCGACGTGATCAACCGGACGTTCCCCGGCTACCACTGGATCTACTGGGTCGGCCCGCTGCTGGGGTCGCTGCTGGCGTGCGGCTTCTACTACTTCCTGCGGCTGTTCTCGTACGAGTCCGTCAACCCGGGCCAGGACTTCAACGAGTGGGAGGCCAAGATGGGGCCTGGCTCGTGGGACTCGATGCAGGGGCGCACGTACTCGGACACGACGACCTTGAACCGGGGGGTGTCGCCGCGGGGGGAGCGCAATCTCAATAACGGCGCGAGCAGCAGTAATAACAATCACActcctccgcatccgcagccGGCGCTTGGGGCGGAGCAGGTGTAG
- a CDS encoding uncharacterized protein (COG:Q;~EggNog:ENOG410PKYU;~InterPro:IPR001128,IPR017972,IPR002401,IPR036396;~PFAM:PF00067;~TransMembrane:1 (i44-66o);~go_function: GO:0005506 - iron ion binding [Evidence IEA];~go_function: GO:0016705 - oxidoreductase activity, acting on paired donors, with incorporation or reduction of molecular oxygen [Evidence IEA];~go_function: GO:0020037 - heme binding [Evidence IEA];~go_process: GO:0055114 - oxidation-reduction process [Evidence IEA]), protein MPSYLHKVSHNELSVTPLVWPLQAIYEDDNNRSFHYNRSYRNMVFPNIDISTPLWIALAVGILVIYRSFSHSSHESPLFPFPGPPAWPIAGNIPSLYRRNVEQQYAKWAAVYGDVFKVKLGVIPVLVISSASAAQKILVGKSSALASRPRLYTFHEIISRKMGPTIGTSSYNPAFKRSRKETALGLGAPAVKINLPHIDRETRQLVTELLSHGNNGLTPVEPSRLAARMALSLSASLCYGRQMSLEDPLTDEILSVEDAIHFLRSTTGNLQDYIPLFRRWPLNGNSQRARRLQVRRDAYVVKINQEANCKLEQGIRESCLYTKNHLSSHPLAQGELSAVLLSFLSGGLATTRNILLWCFTILAARPEIQKTAHEAIRLVYSDDGKIFGSEIVEAEEVQYIRAFLRECLRFYTPVRLSLPRLTTQEFEYEGKTVPSDTMVLLNAWACNMDPLVYDDPEAFRPERWLENQDLPLFAFGLGYRVCPGYHLANREIYVALTRIIAAFEIKAVSQIDADPITGCADPTDLVMAPLSHRFCFVPRDLKCLKEVLGGGN, encoded by the exons ATGCCCAGTTACTTGCATAAAGTTTCACACAATGAACTGTCGGTGACCCCGCTCGTTTGGCCTTTGCAGGCGATATATGAAGACGACAATAATAGATCTTTCCATTACAACCGCTCCTATCGAAATATGGTGTTTCCAAACATCGACATATCCACACCCCTATGGATCGCCCTGGCTGTCGGCATCTTGGTCATATATCGGAGCTTCTCTCATTCTTCCCATGAGTCTCCCCTATTCCCGTTCCCTGGGCCACCGGCATGGCCGATTGCTGGTAATATCCCGTCTCTGTACCGCCGAAATGTAGAACAGCAATACGCGAAATGGGCCGCGGTCTACGGGGATGTCTTTAAGGTTAAACTCGGCGTCATACCCGTCCTAGTAATAAGCTCAGCAAGCGCAGCACAGAAGATACTAGTGGGCAAATCATCAGCGCTGGCTTCGCGGCCGAGACTCTATACGTTTCATGAA ATCATTTCTCGAAAGATGGGCCCGACAATAGGCACATCGAGCTACAATCCAGCCTTCAAGCGAAGTCGCAAGGAAACAGCCCTTGGACTGGGCGCGCCAGCAGTGAAGATAAACCTGCCGCATATCGACAGGGAAACACGGCAGCTGGTAACTGAATTGTTGTCTCATGGCAATAACGGGCTTACACCAGTCGAGCCCTCTCGATTAGCCGCGCGAATGGCCTTGAGCTTGTCCGCGTCGCTATGCTACGGCCGCCAGATGTCCCTGGAAGACCCCCTCACGGACGAAATCCTATCCGTTGAAGACGCGATCCATTTCCTGCGCAGCACGACGGGGAACCTCCAGGATTATATTCCTCTATTTCGAAGATGGCCGTTGAACGGGAACAGTCAGCGAGCGAGACGACTCCAAGTGCGTAGAGACGCTTATGTGGTGAAGATTAACCAAGAGGCGAACTGTAAACTTGAACAGGGAATCCGTGAGAGTTGTCTCTACACGAAGAATCATCTCAGTTCGCATCCGCTGGCTCAGGGCGAGCTTTCGGCTGTTCTGCTGAGTTTCCTGTCTGGGGGCCTTGCGACAACGCGCAATATCCTTCTCTGGTGCTTCACTATTCTTGCTGCACGGCCTGAGATCCAGAAAACGGCGCATGAAGCAATCCGTCTGGTATATTCCGACGACGGAAAAATCTTTGGATCTGAGATCGTggaggccgaagaagtcCAGTATATACGGGCATTTCTTCGTGAGTGTCTGAG GTTTTACACTCCAGTGCGACTGTCTCTTCCCCGACTTACTACTCAAGAGTTTGAGTATGAGGGCAAAACTGTCCCGTCAGATACCATGGTTCTACTGAACGCGTGGGCGTGCAACATGG ACCCCTTAGTATACGATGATCCAGAGGCCTTTCGCCCTGAGAGATGGCTCGAGAACCAAGATCTGCCACTCTTCGCCTTCGGACTGGGGTACCGGGTGTGTCCCGGGTATCACCTTGCGAACCGCGAGATCTATGTGGCATTGACTAGAATAATCGCCGCGTTCGAGATCAAGGCTGTAAGCCAGATTGATGCAGATCCGATTACGGGATGTGCTGATCCTACTGACCTGGTAATGGCGCCACTGAGCCATAGGTTTTGTTTTGTGCCACGGGATTTGAAGTGCTTGAAGGAGGTCCTGGGTGGTGGAAATTGA
- the UGA4_2 gene encoding putative GABA permease (Uga4) (COG:E;~EggNog:ENOG410PFV8;~InterPro:IPR002293;~PFAM:PF00324,PF13520;~TransMembrane:12 (i44-66o72-92i130-154o166-187i194-213o239-257i278-300o329-350i386-404o410-433i445-469o481-500i);~go_component: GO:0016020 - membrane [Evidence IEA];~go_function: GO:0022857 - transmembrane transporter activity [Evidence IEA];~go_process: GO:0055085 - transmembrane transport [Evidence IEA]), which yields MGEMHSPRGAPVAAPDLGDAHDQELLAKMGYKQELRRQYSTMQIFAVAFSIMGLVPSIASTIAFSLPAGPAGMIWGWFTASILIFSVGLAMADMASAMPTAGGLYWWTHYFAGQKWKNPLSFLVGYSNTLGLIGGICSVDYTLSLLILACISIARDGTWSASNGTIYGLYAGLILVHGACTILASNIMPRIQTLCIYINVAIVIATVVALPAGKVARGGTLNSAHYVFTHVDNLSNWPIGWTFVLAFLSPIWSIGFFDSCVHMSEEAMHAARAVPRGILFSAGSACVLGFLILSVIAAVMDPDVSNTAGTVFGQPMAQIYYDALGKHGALGFMAVLILIQFLIGLSLIIAASRQVFAFARDHALPFSPILRHITTRGIIKHQPINAILFLAGICIIFGLLALINSVAANALFSLFVASNYVAWGTPILCRLIWKSRFTPGEFYTGNTFSTGIACVAVAWLVFGLVLSMFPTVKDPGPGDMNYTVVLNGFVWLASMLYYVVYARKVFSGPRSTIAEGEAPSSSGTDGYEKETETGKREKSEI from the exons ATGGGCGAGATGCACTCTCCGCGCGGCGCACCCGTCGCCGCGCCCGACCTGGGCGACGCCCACGACCAGGAATTGCTCG CGAAAATGGGCTACAAGCAGGAGCTGCGGCGGCAGTATTCGACGATGCAGATCTTTGCGGTCGCTTTCAGCATCATGGGGCTGGTTCCCTCGATCGCGTCGACTATTGCGTTCTCCctgcctgctgggcctgCGGGGATGATTTGG GGCTGGTTCACGGCTAGTATCCTGATCTTCTCGGTTGGCCTGGCCATGGCCGACATGGCGTCTGCGATGCCCACAGCCGGCGGCCTATACTGGTGGACGCACTACTTCGCCGggcagaagtggaagaaccCGCTTAGTTTCCTGGTCGGGTACAGCAACACCCTCGGGCTAATCGGCGGAATCTGTTCGGTGGATTATACCCTCTCCCTCCTGATCCTGGCCTGCATCTCGATCGCCCGCGACGGCACCTGGAGCGCATCCAACGGCACCATCTACGGCCTGTACGccggcctcatcctcgtccacggCGCCTGCACCATCCTCGCCAGCAACATCATGCCGCGCATCCAGACTCTCTGTATCTATATCAATGTCGCCATCGTAATCGCCACCGTCGTCGCCCTGCCTGCGGGGAAAGTCGCGCGCGGCGGGACCCTCAACTCGGCGCACTACGTCTTTACGCACGTCGATAACCTCAGCAACTGGCCGATCGGGTGGACATTTGTGCTTGCGTTCCTCTCGCCAATCTGGTCGATCGGGTTCTTTGACTCGTGCGTGCATATGAGCGAGGAGGCGATGCATGCGGCGCGCGCAGTGCCGCGGGGAATCCTCTTCAGCGCAGGGAGCGCGTGTGTTCTGGGTTTCTTGATTCTCAGTGTCATTGCGGCCGTTATGGATCCTGATGTGAGCAATACCGCCGGTACGGTCTTTGGGCAGCCGATGGCACAG ATCTACTACGATGCCCTCGGCAAACACGGCGCATTGGGTTTCATGGCtgttctcattctcatccagTTCCTCATCGGGCTTTCCCTG ATCATAGCAGCCTCCCGGCaagtcttcgccttcgcGCGCGACCACGCCCTCCCCTTCTCGCCCATCCTGCGCCATATCACCACTCGCGGCATAATAAAGCATCAGCCCATAAacgccatcctcttcctggcCGGAatctgcatcatcttcgGCCTGCTGGCGCTGATCAACAGCGTCGCCGCGAATGCGCtgttctcgctcttcgtcGCGAGCAACTACGTCGCGTGGGGCACGCCCATTCTGTGCAGATTAATCTGGAAATCGAGATTCACCCCGGGCGAGTTTTATACCGGTAACACGTTTAGTACCGGTATTGCTTGTGTTGCTGTCGCTTGGTTGGTGTTTGGGTTGGTCCTGAGCATGTTTCCGACTGTTAAGGATCCGGGGC CCGGCGATATGAACTACACGGTCGTGCTGAACGGGTTCGTGTGGCTTGCGAGTATGCTGTACTACGTAGTCTATGCGCGCAAGGTGTTTTCGGGCCCGCGCTCGACGAttgcggagggggaggcTCCGTCGTCTTCTGGGACTGATGGGTATGAGAAGGAGACGGAGACAGGGAAACGGGAGAAGTCGGAGATATAG
- a CDS encoding uncharacterized protein (COG:L;~EggNog:ENOG410Q2Y9;~InterPro:IPR011598,IPR036638;~PFAM:PF00010;~go_function: GO:0046983 - protein dimerization activity [Evidence IEA]): MAYSSPDPLSANWSYDSAIDLFSLNTMVPESFPMDIPNDMLWDTKDLPADFFAAPTDINGFTVSHDDSLSSDESDDQSFSPTNFMSSTPPSAIDLPSPIQTIHPSQTQAQLPKRKASSISTSSTRYSSSPELPPQQPQQQTTSTSTRKPRSSAANRGDDTARGRNAAKRAAHNIIEKRYRTNMNAKFVSLEKAMAVKPAGVSKPVTTTSTAASNGVKSSASLKKSEILSNAITYMQELQDANERLRKEVLTLKRDRERRYC; encoded by the exons ATGGCGTACTCATCTCCTGATCCCCTGTCGGCCAATTGGTCCTACGACAGCGCCATCGACCTGTTCtccctcaacaccatggTCCCCGAGTCCTTCCCCATGGACATCCCCAACGACATGCTGTGGGATACCAAGGACCTGCCGGCAGACTTCTTTGCTGCCCCGACGGACATCAACGGCTTTACTGTCTCTCATGACGACTCGCTGTCTTCA GACGAAAGCGACGACCAGTCCTTCTCGCCAACAAACTTCATGTCCTCCACGCCTCCTTCAGCAATCGACCTCCCCTCTCCCATTCAGACAATCCACCCCTCGCAAACCCAGGCCCAGCTCCCAAAGCGCAAGGCCTCGTccatctcaacctcctcaacccgctactcctcctccccagaaCTTCCcccacaacaaccacaacagcagacgacatcaacatcaacacgCAAGCCCCGCAGCAGCGCAGCAAACAGAGGCGACGACACCGCGCGCGGCCGCAACGCGGCCAAACGGGCCGCCCACAACATCATTGAGAAGCGCTACCGCACCAACATGAACGCTAAGTTCGTGTCACTggagaaggccatggccgtGAAGCCAGCGGGTGTGTCCAAGCCTGTCACCACGACATCAACGGCAGCTTCAAACGGGGTCAAGTCGTCTGCGTCGCTGAAGAAATCCGAGATCCTGAGCAATGCCATCACGTACATGCAGGAACTCCAGGATGCGAACGAGCGGTTACGCAAGGAGGTTCTGACGCTGAAGCGTGACCGGGAGAGGAGATACTGCTag
- the fhpA gene encoding flavohemoprotein (COG:C;~EggNog:ENOG410PJPT;~InterPro:IPR012292,IPR001433,IPR009050,IPR017927, IPR008333,IPR023950,IPR000971,IPR017938,IPR039261;~PFAM:PF00042,PF00175,PF08030,PF00970;~go_function: GO:0008941 - nitric oxide dioxygenase activity [Evidence IEA];~go_function: GO:0016491 - oxidoreductase activity [Evidence IEA];~go_function: GO:0019825 - oxygen binding [Evidence IEA];~go_function: GO:0020037 - heme binding [Evidence IEA];~go_function: GO:0071949 - FAD binding [Evidence IEA];~go_process: GO:0051409 - response to nitrosative stress [Evidence IEA];~go_process: GO:0055114 - oxidation-reduction process [Evidence IEA]): MSLSPDQIPLIKATVPVLQQHGETITTVFYNNMLTAHPELSTVFNASNKANGHQPRALAGALFAYATYIDDLGVLSPAVERICHKHVSLCIQPEGYQIVGKFLLEAMGQVLGDALTPPLLDAWAAAYWQLANLMISKEADLYKAANGWTDFREFRVARKEPESDVITSFYLEPVDGEALPSFLPGQYVSIQVPVPQLNHAQCRQYSLSDQPQPTYYRISVRKDPGLNPADPNAPAHPGYVSNILHDAVHVGDTVKLSHPYGDFHLDTPTASHPLVLISAGVGLTPLTSMVNSLTALEGQNTRPIHFIHGAHTSASRAFQNHMNSLSKTLPNLSTTYFLTSPTESDKQGQSYTHAGRIDLSKLDGNKDLFVDNSETEYYVCGPTGFMLDTKKALAEQGVDETRVHMELFGTGGV, encoded by the coding sequence ATGTCTCTCTCGCCGGACCAGATCCCGCTCATCAAGGCCACTGTGCCTGTCCTCCAGCAGCATGGAGAGACCATTACCACTGTCTTCTACAATAACATGCTGACTGCCCACCCCGAGCTGAGCACCGTCTTCAATGCCTCCAACAAGGCCAACGGGCATCAGCCTCGTGCCCTCGCCGGCGCTCTCTTCGCCTACGCTACGTATATCGACGACCTGGGCGTCCTCTCGCCCGCCGTCGAGCGCATCTGCCACAAACATGTCTCGCTCTGTATCCAGCCCGAGGGCTACCAGATCGTCGGCAAGTTCCTGCTCGAGGCCATGGGCCAGGTCCTCGGCGATGCCCTCACGCCGCCGCTGCTCGACGCCTGGGCCGCGGCGTACTGGCAGCTTGCCAACCTGATGATCAGCAAGGAGGCCGACCTGTACAAGGCTGCCAACGGCTGGACCGACTTCCGCGAGTTCCGCGTCGCACGCAAAGAGCCCGAGTCGGACGTCATCACCTCGTTCTACCTGGAGCCCGTCGACGGCGAGGCCCTGCCCTCGTTCCTCCCGGGCCAGTATGTCTCTATCCAGGTGCCTGTCCCCCAGCTCAACCACGCCCAGTGCCGCCAGTACTCGCTCAGCGACCAGCCCCAGCCAACATACTACCGCATCAGCGTGCGCAAGGACCCAGGCCTCAACCCGGCTGATCCCAATGCACCCGCACACCCAGGCTACGTGTCCAACATCCTGCACGACGCCGTGCATGTCGGCGACACTGTCAAACTGTCGCACCCCTACGGCGACTTCCATCTGGATACTCCGACCGCGTCGCACCCGCTCGTCCTGATCTCCGCCGGCGTCGGCCTCACCCCCCTCACCTCCATGGTGAACAGCCTGACCGCGCTGGAAGGACAAAACACACGCCCCATCCACTTCATCCACGGCGCACACACATCCGCCTCGCGCGCATTCCAGAACCACATGAACTCCCTCTCCAAGACCCTCCCAAACCTGTCCACTACGTACTTCCTGACGAGTCCCACCGAGTCCGACAAGCAGGGCCAGAGCTACACGCACGCCGGACGAATCGACCTGTCCAAGCTTGACGGCAACAAGGACCTGTTCGTCGACAACAGCGAGACGGAGTACTACGTCTGCGGGCCGACGGGGTTCATGCTGGATACGAAGAAGGCGCTCGCGGAGCAAGGCGTTGACGAGACGCGCGTGCACATGGAGCTGTTCGGAACAGGCGGTGTATAA